A portion of the Ricinus communis isolate WT05 ecotype wild-type chromosome 10, ASM1957865v1, whole genome shotgun sequence genome contains these proteins:
- the LOC8264761 gene encoding subtilisin-like protease SBT5.3, which yields MKIFNSFSSLLFLFSVLSSFQSPVHAAKKSYVVYLGRNSHGSEPSSTLDDSGITNSYYELLGSCMKSKEKAKEAIFYSYTSYINGFAATLEDEEVDEIAKRPEVVSVFPNEENELHTTRSWEFLGLERNGHIPPDSIWPKARFGEDIIIGNLDTGIWPESESFNDDGMGPIPSKWKGHCDTNDGVKCNRKLIGARYFNKGFEAATGISLNSTFNTARDKDGHGTHTLATAGGRFVSGANFLGSANGTVKGGSPNARVAAYKVCWPSCFDADILAAFDAAIHDGVDILSISLGSRPRHYYNHGISIGSFHAVRNGILVVCSAGNSGPIITASNVAPWILTVAASTIDRSFPSDVTLGSRKIYKGLSYNTNSLPAKKYYPLIYSGNAKAANASVSHARFCVPGSLEPTKMKGKIVYCERGLIPDLQKSWVVAQAGGVGMILANQFPTENISPQAHFLPTSVVSADDGLSILAYIYSTKSPVGYISGGTEVGEVAAPIMASFSAPGPNAINSEILKPDITAPGVNILAAYTEASGPSSLPVDNRHLPFNIISGTSMSCPHVSGIAGLLKSVHPDWSPAAIKSAIMTTARTRSNIRLPIFTDSLDLASPFNYGSGHIWPSRAMDPGLVYDLSYKDYLNFLCSIGYNKTQMSAFVDRSFNCRSNKTSVLNFNYPSITVPHLLGNVTVTRTLKNVGTPGVYTVRVDAPEGISVKVEPMSLKFNKVNEKKSFRVTLEAKIIESGFYAFGGLVWSDGVHNVRSPLVVKQAEAKLS from the exons ATGAAGATCTTTAactctttctcttctcttctgtTTCTCTTCTCcgttctttcttcttttcagaGTCCAGTACATGCTGCTAAGAAG TCTTATGTGGTCTACTTGGGGAGAAATTCTCATGGATCTGAACCTTCTTCTACATTGGACGACAGTGGAATCACAAACTCCTATTATGAATTATTGGGTTCCTGCATGAAAAG CAAGGAGAAGGCAAAAGAAGCAATATTCTATTCGTACACGAGTTATATCAATGGCTTTGCTGCAACacttgaagatgaagaagttGATGAAATCGCAA AGCGCCCAGAAGTTGTATCAGTTTTTCCTAACGAAGAAAATGAACTGCATACTACAAGGTCATGGGAGTTTCTTGGCCTAGAAAGAAATGGACATATTCCACCTGATTCTATCTGGCCAAAGGCAAGATTTGGTGAAGATATCATTATTGGAAATCTTGACACTG GTATCTGGCCAGAGTCCGAAAGCTTTAATGATGATGGGATGGGACCTATTCCATCAAAGTGGAAAGGACACTGTGATACAAATGACGGTGTTAAATGCAACAGGAAATTGATTGGTGCAAGATATTTCAACAAGGGCTTTGAAGCAGCAACAGGCATCAGTCTTAATTCAACATTCAACACTGCTCGAGATAAAGATGGTCATGGCACTCACACACTTGCTACAGCAGGCGGTCGGTTTGTTTCAGGTGCAAACTTTTTAGGCTCAGCCAATGGAACTGTTAAGGGAGGGTCGCCTAACGCACGAGTTGCTGCATATAAAGTTTGCTGGCCATCTTGCTTTGATGCTGATATATTGGCTGCCTTTGATGCTGCTATTCATGATGGTGTTGATATCCTGTCCATTTCGCTTGGAAGTCGTCCTCGCCATTACTATAATCATGGCATTTCAATTGGATCTTTCCATGCTGTTAGAAATGGGATTCTTGTTGTTTGCTCAGCTGGAAATTCTGGCCCTATAATTACTGCTTCCAATGTAGCACCCTGGATTCTTACAGTTGCCGCTAGTACGATTGATCGCAGTTTTCCTTCTGATGTCACTCTGGGATCCAGAAAGATATATAAG GGACTGAGTTACAATACCAATAGCTTGCCTGCTAAGAAGTATTACCCGTTGATTTATTCTGGGAATGCTAAAGCTGCCAATGCTTCTGTTAGCCATGC ACGATTCTGCGTCCCTGGATCACTTGAACCAACCAAGATGAAAGGGAAAATTGTGTACTGTGAACGCGGTCTGATCCCAGATCTTCAGAAGAGCTGGGTGGTTGCGCAGGCCGGTGGTGTGGGGATGATCCTTGCTAATCAGTTCCCAACTGAGAATATCAGTCCTCAAGCCCATTTTCTTCCTACATCAGTTGTCTCTGCAGACGATGGTCTATCCATTTTGGCTTATATCTATAGTACAAA GTCACCAGTAGGTTATATAAGTGGGGGAACAGAAGTTGGAGAAGTTGCTGCACCCATCATGGCTTCATTTTCAGCCCCAGGACCTAATGCCATCAATTCGGAAATCCTTAAG CCTGATATCACTGCACCTGGAGTCAACATTTTAGCTGCTTACACAGAAGCATCAGGACCATCTTCTCTGCCCGTAGACAACCGACATCTTCCATTCAATATAATTTCTGGAACTTCAATGTCCTGTCCCCATGTTTCTGGCATTGCTGGTCTTCTTAAAAGTGTGCATCCTGACTGGAGTCCTGCTGCTATTAAATCTGCAATCATGACCACAG CAAGAACTAGAAGTAATATCAGACTACCAATCTTCACTGATTCACTTGATTTGGCAAGCCCATTCAACTACGGTTCAGGACATATCTGGCCAAGCCGGGCAATGGACCCAGGATTGGTTTATGATTTAAGCTACAAGGATTACCTGAACTTCTTGTGCTCCATTGGCTATAACAAAACTCAAATGTCAGCATTTGTTGATAGGTCATTCAACTGCCGATCAAACAAGACTAGCGTGTTGAACTTCAACTATCCATCGATCACAGTGCCTCATCTCTTAGGCAATGTCACAGTGACTAGAACTCTAAAGAATGTAGGAACTCCAGGCGTATACACAGTTCGGGTCGATGCGCCTGAAGGAATATCAGTTAAGGTCGAACCAATGAGCTTGAAATTCAACAAggtaaatgaaaagaaaagtttcAGAGTGACACTCGAGGCCAAAATAATTGAGAGTGGCTTCTATGCTTTTGGGGGGCTGGTATGGTCAGATGGGGTGCACAACGTAAGGAGTCCTCTAGTGGTAAAGCAAGCAGAAGCAAAATTAAGTTGA